In Actinomycetota bacterium, the genomic stretch GGTGATGAAATAGGATTAATGTTGGTTAAATTAATGGAAATAGAAGAAATTGATATAAAAGATATAGACTCTGCAATCGCTTGTTGTGTAGTACCAGGGGTTGAAGATCAATTAATTAAAGCATGTAGACGTTATTTTGATGTTGATATATTATTAGTAACTGGTGAGTTTGAAACTGGAATGGAAATTCTATATAAAAGACCAGTAGATGTAGGGGCTGATAGAATTGCTAATGCAGTTGCTGCAAAGGAGATATACGGAGTTCCTTGTGTAATAGTAGATATGGGAACAGCTACCACTTTTGATGTTATATCCTCTAAAGGTGAATATTTAGGGGGAGTAATAGCTCCAGGAATGGAGGTTTCAGCTAAGGCTCTCTTTAGAAGTGCAGCAAAACTTTTTGATGTTGAATTAAAGAAACCACCATCTGTGATTGGAAATAGTACTGTAAGAAGTATTCAATCTGGTATATTCTGGGGAGTTATTGGGCAGGTTGATTACATTTTAAGAAAGATAGAAGATCAGTTAAAAGAAAAACCAATACTAATAACAACTGGTGGTCTATCAAGAATGATTGTTGAAAATAGCTCCTATAAATTTATTCATGACTTAGATCTTACTTTAAAAGGATTAGAAATACTATATGAGAAAAACAAAGGGAAAAAGCAATGAATTACATAAGTAATGAAGAGAAAGAGCGAAAGATTGATAAAAGTGTAGTTAGTATAAGCTTGGGTTCTTCTAAGAGAGATCACAAAGCGTATGCTGAACTACTTGGGAAAAAATTTAAAATTGAAAGAATTGGAACAGATGGAGATATTAAAAAAGCTATAGAGCTTTTAAAGCAGATGGATGGAAAAGTTAATGCCTTCGGATTAGGTGGAATAGATCTTTGTCTTTGGGCTGGTGAGAAAAAATATCTTATAAGAGATGCATTAAAGCTAAAAAATGCAGTATCAAATACTCCAGTAGTGGATGGTAGTGGGATAAAAAATACTTTAGAGAGGGATGTAGTTGGGGTCTTAAATCAAGCAGGAATTCAATTGAAAGGGAAAAAGGTGCTTATGACGAGTGCAGTAGATAGATTTGGTTTAGCTGAAGCACTTTATAATGCAGGTTGCAAAATGCTTTTTGGTGACTTTATTTTTGGTTTGGGTATACCAATTCCTATAAGGAAGATGAAGACCCTAAAAATGATTGCAAAATTGTTATTGCCAATTTTAACCAAATTACCTTTTAAACTGCTATATCCAATAGGGTCTGAACAGGAGAAACCATCTATTAAAAAATATGAGAAATATTATTTAAATGCAGATATAATAGCAGGTGATTTTCACTTTATTAAAAAATATATGCCCGAC encodes the following:
- a CDS encoding type III pantothenate kinase, producing MLLAIDVGNTQTVMGVIKNDEIITSWRIYTPKIKTGDEIGLMLVKLMEIEEIDIKDIDSAIACCVVPGVEDQLIKACRRYFDVDILLVTGEFETGMEILYKRPVDVGADRIANAVAAKEIYGVPCVIVDMGTATTFDVISSKGEYLGGVIAPGMEVSAKALFRSAAKLFDVELKKPPSVIGNSTVRSIQSGIFWGVIGQVDYILRKIEDQLKEKPILITTGGLSRMIVENSSYKFIHDLDLTLKGLEILYEKNKGKKQ
- a CDS encoding quinate 5-dehydrogenase; its protein translation is MNYISNEEKERKIDKSVVSISLGSSKRDHKAYAELLGKKFKIERIGTDGDIKKAIELLKQMDGKVNAFGLGGIDLCLWAGEKKYLIRDALKLKNAVSNTPVVDGSGIKNTLERDVVGVLNQAGIQLKGKKVLMTSAVDRFGLAEALYNAGCKMLFGDFIFGLGIPIPIRKMKTLKMIAKLLLPILTKLPFKLLYPIGSEQEKPSIKKYEKYYLNADIIAGDFHFIKKYMPDNLAGKMIITNTITLDDINELKRRNLDILVTVTPEFSGRYFGTNVIDAIIVSLIEKPIEEITHDDYRDMLSKLKFSPKINYLHAKRDGRKNTSN